Genomic window (Bacillus sp. BGMRC 2118):
CAAGCTGATCAGAAATAGCAAGTGCTCTCTCTAATGTTTTCTTAGGTGCAAAGGAAGACCATACTTCTAAATAGATAGATCTAAAATAGGCTACCAATTCCTTCCACTCTTCATCCGTATCATTTTCAGTCAATTCATAAAGCGAATTCCAAAATACACGTGTACTAAAGAATGGATGAGTTACAATGGCGTCACCCCAGTCTAAAAACACAGCCGTTCCATCTACAACCTGTATATTGGCAGAATGAAGGTCACCGTGATCAATGGATTGCAGGGGTAAAATGTGAGCCAGCTCATCACACATATTCATTAACTCTTGCTTAATACTCATTACTTTTTCTTTATCATCAGCCCCTAATCCCGTATCACACATACCTTCGAGGTGAGATGCGATTTGCTCCTTTAATAAAGCAAGGTCACGCTTCGGAACTCCTAACTCTACTAATTTTTGCACATTGTTAACTTCAGTAATTTGGAACTTCGCAAATTCACAAATTGCCTTTTCCCAAATTTCTTGATCCTTAATAGAGCGAAGTGGCGTTCCTCCAATATCATCCATCAACAACCAAGCGTTTTGTGGGTGTATGGAGAGAATTGACGTTGTCTTTCCTGGATGCCCTTCGTCTAAATACTGACTGATTTCAGGCTCATATTGTGCAGATTGACTAACTGCTTTAAAATAAACGTTCCCTTTATTAGTTGGAATTAGTTGAACAAGACTGAAATCCGTAGCCTTTACTTGCTCTATTCCTCCTGTTATAACGTATCCCTTTTTCTCCAATTCTGTTTGTATCCAATGATACGTTTTAGCATAATAATTGCATTGAAACCAATTTGCCCGCTGACTTGGTATCTCCTTCTCCAAAAACCATTCATTCAAAATAGCTTTCTGTTCAAAGGCATCTATTGCGCCAACATTCTCCCAAGGTAGATCACTACCATCTTGAAGTATAAACGCTTCATAAATAAAGCTAGAATCTTTTTTCCATAATTGTCTCCCAACAGCAATCTTTACTCCAAGCAATTTTGAAACTGCCTTTTGTAATGGACCGATGTTTACT
Coding sequences:
- a CDS encoding phosphotransferase, with amino-acid sequence MTTNSTILIKQNDKVLVVHSEMGYSLPVVEEGPLKQVNIGPLQKAVSKLLGVKIAVGRQLWKKDSSFIYEAFILQDGSDLPWENVGAIDAFEQKAILNEWFLEKEIPSQRANWFQCNYYAKTYHWIQTELEKKGYVITGGIEQVKATDFSLVQLIPTNKGNVYFKAVSQSAQYEPEISQYLDEGHPGKTTSILSIHPQNAWLLMDDIGGTPLRSIKDQEIWEKAICEFAKFQITEVNNVQKLVELGVPKRDLALLKEQIASHLEGMCDTGLGADDKEKVMSIKQELMNMCDELAHILPLQSIDHGDLHSANIQVVDGTAVFLDWGDAIVTHPFFSTRVFWNSLYELTENDTDEEWKELVAYFRSIYLEVWSSFAPKKTLERALAISDQLGCIQRALSYYLYFTPFAEDQSEFNKPSQWLLALLEEREFAKDN